One window of Nicotiana tomentosiformis chromosome 11, ASM39032v3, whole genome shotgun sequence genomic DNA carries:
- the LOC104110751 gene encoding large ribosomal subunit protein P2A-like — MKVIAAYLLGALGGNASPTAEDLKAILSSVGAEADNEKIELLLSQVKGKDLAELIAAGREMIASVPSGGGGVAVAAGGGGGAAAAAVAEAKEEKKVEEKEESEEEFGFDLFG, encoded by the coding sequence ATGAAGGTGATCGCCGCCTACTTGTTGGGCGCACTGGGCGGAAACGCCAGTCCCACGGCGGAGGATTTGAAGGCAATTCTCTCTTCTGTTGGTGCAGAAGCTGATAATGAAAAAATTGAACTGTTATTATCACAAGTTAAAGGAAAAGACCTTGCTGAACTTATTGCCGCCGGTAGAGAGATGATTGCTTCGGTGCCTTCTGGTGGCGGTGGTGTTGCGGTTGCCGCTGGTGGTGGAGGTGGTGCCGCTGCTGCTGCGGTGGCGGAAGCGAAGGAGGAAAAGAAAGTTGAAGAGAAAGAAGAGTCTGAGGAGGAGTTTGGTTTTGATCTCTTTGGTTAG